A DNA window from Acetobacter aceti NBRC 14818 contains the following coding sequences:
- a CDS encoding FAD assembly factor SdhE, translating into MEQNETVSAPESAQGSEPDLETRRRRLVFRARHRGTFETDILIGGFVDRNVDKMDAADLTDMEAVLEMPDPDLSDWLFGRLPLPKERETPMLVAMIKDCRAQRGED; encoded by the coding sequence ATGGAACAAAACGAAACCGTATCTGCCCCGGAATCAGCGCAGGGCTCTGAACCCGATCTTGAGACACGGCGGCGGCGTCTCGTCTTCCGGGCGCGTCATCGCGGCACCTTTGAGACCGACATTCTGATCGGTGGTTTTGTCGATCGAAACGTCGATAAAATGGATGCAGCCGACCTCACCGATATGGAAGCCGTGCTGGAAATGCCTGACCCCGATCTGTCGGACTGGCTGTTCGGGCGTCTGCCTCTGCCGAAAGAGCGCGAGACTCCCATGCTGGTGGCCATGATCAAGGACTGCCGGGCGCAACGCGGCGAAGACTGA
- a CDS encoding isopenicillin N synthase family dioxygenase: MSHEIPVIDISPLRVGAEKGCAETARALGRASRETGFFYISGHGMSPSTLQTVFDASHAFFGQPTEEKNRLAMSRLGRNRGYVGLGVERLDTRSKPDHKEAFNISLDETDADSVWPDIPGWRDIMRSYFSTCLDLGAALHRGFARDLGVEEDFFVKSFRNPQATLRLLHYPAPSTSWDEDVPGAGAHTDYGNVTILAVDSVSGLQVRPRGQDWIDAPLIPGTFICNIGDCLMRWSNDVYVSTPHRVLRPARERYSVAFFLDPDDDAIVDPILSGPEDHPHYPPVTGRDYLEERLNATYGRAERKNV, from the coding sequence GTGTCACATGAAATTCCTGTCATAGATATCTCTCCCCTGCGTGTGGGAGCAGAAAAGGGATGCGCAGAAACCGCGCGTGCTCTCGGAAGAGCCAGCCGGGAAACAGGTTTTTTCTATATTTCAGGGCACGGCATGTCTCCGTCCACACTCCAGACCGTTTTTGATGCGTCTCATGCGTTTTTCGGACAACCGACTGAGGAAAAAAACAGACTTGCAATGAGTCGACTTGGCCGCAATCGCGGTTATGTCGGACTTGGTGTCGAACGTCTGGATACGCGGTCGAAACCGGATCACAAGGAAGCCTTCAATATCAGTCTGGATGAAACTGATGCGGATTCCGTCTGGCCTGATATACCGGGATGGCGCGATATCATGCGCTCGTATTTCTCAACCTGTCTTGATCTTGGGGCCGCCCTTCACCGGGGTTTTGCTCGTGATCTGGGCGTTGAAGAAGATTTTTTCGTAAAAAGTTTTCGAAATCCGCAAGCCACGCTGCGCCTACTTCATTATCCGGCTCCCTCCACCTCCTGGGATGAGGATGTGCCGGGAGCAGGCGCTCATACTGACTACGGCAATGTCACCATTCTCGCAGTAGACAGCGTGTCCGGACTGCAGGTCCGTCCCAGAGGACAGGACTGGATAGATGCCCCGCTCATTCCGGGCACCTTTATCTGCAATATCGGCGACTGCCTTATGCGCTGGAGTAACGATGTTTATGTCTCCACGCCGCATCGGGTTCTTCGCCCTGCACGGGAGCGCTATTCGGTCGCCTTTTTCCTGGATCCGGATGATGACGCAATCGTAGATCCCATACTCAGCGGGCCGGAAGATCATCCGCATTATCCGCCGGTTACCGGAAGAGACTATCTGGAAGAACGTCTGAACGCGACTTATGGCCGCGCAGAGCGAAAAAACGTATAA
- a CDS encoding GGDEF domain-containing phosphodiesterase has product MSDNKADKNGPDVSGSALCHLLPQLLPCEAAVILETGSVPTILCFSTDHEKAFTASSLIDALKLSTARLSAEGGVEAGLFPEPVHGFRSWASKPIGSKDGHKVLVLCLNSSTEPFPSPALTRLATLTANVSSPEIRKKISHTGRISDLTRYLDTRISPAEISSSTPLALLRLDLGKISPINDRDGWPASDALIERAYSLIREFIPARCFTVHLGGGSFAIVIPVEKDVSEAETLADDLLRRMQHEVIAPKDGFPFEPYIGWACYPFDAPDTHTLVSFANAALARIRGLRAGPLINRVAPEIAHAHADEVGMESDLRQALIDNAFTLNWLPVLETGTEHVVTFEALVRWKRPDHGDVDPPQFLRCAEQAGLIEDIDSWVLHTACHQAQNWKEPLGLSVNVSPSWLATERVATTIGSALKTSGLDPLRLQIEFSEKSDFGSPDIVRKELARIRGMGVRLILDDFGTGFGALERLTNYPFDQVKLDRSFVRRVGVDSRVETVLRCTLYMIHALNMTCCAEGVETEEQLGFLEAHGCEEIQGYLIGQPTLRQPDSRTD; this is encoded by the coding sequence ATGAGTGATAACAAGGCAGACAAAAACGGCCCGGATGTGTCTGGCAGCGCACTATGCCATCTCTTGCCGCAACTTCTGCCTTGCGAAGCTGCCGTTATACTCGAAACGGGTTCGGTACCGACAATCCTGTGTTTTAGCACGGATCATGAAAAAGCCTTTACGGCCTCGTCGCTGATTGACGCATTGAAGCTATCCACAGCACGACTGTCCGCTGAAGGCGGGGTAGAAGCCGGCCTGTTCCCTGAGCCTGTCCATGGCTTCCGTTCCTGGGCCAGCAAACCTATTGGGTCGAAAGACGGCCACAAGGTGCTGGTGCTGTGCCTGAACAGCAGCACGGAGCCTTTTCCGTCCCCGGCACTCACCAGACTGGCGACGCTGACGGCCAACGTCAGCTCTCCTGAAATCCGGAAAAAAATCAGCCATACTGGACGGATATCTGATCTGACACGGTATCTCGACACACGAATATCGCCGGCTGAAATTTCTTCCTCCACGCCTCTGGCGCTTCTCCGGCTTGACCTCGGCAAGATCAGCCCCATCAATGACCGGGATGGCTGGCCTGCTTCCGATGCCCTCATCGAAAGGGCTTATTCGCTGATCCGCGAATTTATCCCCGCCCGCTGCTTTACTGTGCATCTGGGGGGCGGAAGCTTCGCCATCGTGATTCCTGTCGAAAAGGACGTATCGGAGGCGGAAACACTTGCTGACGATCTGCTCAGACGCATGCAGCATGAAGTCATCGCTCCCAAGGACGGATTTCCTTTCGAACCGTATATCGGCTGGGCCTGTTATCCGTTCGATGCGCCGGATACACACACGCTGGTCAGTTTCGCGAACGCCGCTCTGGCCCGTATCAGGGGGCTGCGTGCAGGCCCCCTGATCAACCGGGTTGCTCCGGAGATTGCGCACGCCCATGCGGATGAAGTCGGCATGGAAAGTGACCTCCGGCAGGCGCTGATCGATAATGCCTTCACTCTGAACTGGCTTCCTGTTCTTGAGACCGGAACAGAGCACGTTGTCACATTTGAGGCGCTCGTACGCTGGAAACGGCCCGATCACGGCGATGTCGATCCCCCACAGTTCCTGCGCTGCGCCGAACAGGCTGGCCTGATCGAGGATATCGATTCCTGGGTGCTGCACACCGCCTGTCATCAGGCCCAGAACTGGAAAGAGCCACTCGGACTGAGTGTGAACGTGTCTCCCTCATGGCTGGCGACAGAACGGGTCGCCACAACAATCGGATCGGCCCTGAAAACAAGCGGACTGGATCCTCTCCGTCTCCAGATTGAGTTCTCGGAGAAAAGCGATTTCGGATCTCCCGATATTGTCCGAAAGGAACTTGCGAGAATCAGGGGAATGGGCGTCCGGCTTATTCTGGATGATTTCGGAACCGGTTTCGGCGCACTGGAACGTCTGACCAACTACCCCTTCGATCAGGTCAAGCTGGACCGCTCATTTGTACGTCGCGTCGGGGTCGACAGCCGGGTCGAAACGGTTCTTCGCTGCACACTCTATATGATTCACGCCCTGAACATGACCTGCTGCGCAGAAGGCGTTGAAACCGAAGAACAGCTTGGTTTTCTGGAAGCGCATGGATGTGAAGAAATTCAGGGCTATCTGATCGGACAGCCTACGTTGCGGCAACCAGACAGCAGGACCGACTGA
- the recG gene encoding ATP-dependent DNA helicase RecG: protein MPAPQETEAVQPPACVAPLLEPLTALPGIGEATVKLLSRVSGGSRIIDLLFLMPENVIDRRCRSTIAALDPGQIVTLTGTVTRISEPAHRRQPWTVTLADNTGTLDIAFFSKWMAKRAVLNAAMQVSGRIELFNGRKVMNTPDYFVSADDHIPPLDPVWPLTAGLFGGQVRAAMRRAFARVPSDLPEWQNPAVVKKRNWPDFRTALLWTHFPGDVPEFQEGETWRESRRKARERLAADELLADQIATLLAREANRSRPGRSLKGDGHLRREALARFGHTLTSAQSKALREIDIDLAAPRRMVRLLQGDVGAGKTLVALLAMLRAAEAGAQAAIMAPTEILARQHFATFERLSPVPVVFLSGSVRGKARREALAAIADGSASLIVGTHALVQDAVHYHDLALAVVDEQHRFGVGQRLTLGAKGDAVDMLVMTATPIPRTLLLAQWGEMEVSRLDSKPAGRKPIRTSVHGPDSFEGVLAGLERALKSGARIFWVCPLVSESEALDIAAAEARHVSLAERFGERFGVGLAHGQQDIAVREAALTDFAEGRTKLLVATTVIEVGVDVPSATVMVIEHAERFGLAQLHQLRGRVGRGAAESFCLLLHGSEMGQVARQRLSLLRETEDGFLIADEDFRVRGGGDVTGKRQSGLPGFRLADPENCDIDIGSLLVLARQTAETLSGQMKRQRDVPENILCLLSLFKKSNFASILQA, encoded by the coding sequence ATGCCTGCCCCGCAAGAAACGGAGGCAGTGCAGCCACCTGCCTGCGTCGCGCCGCTTCTGGAACCTCTGACCGCCCTCCCCGGCATTGGTGAGGCGACGGTCAAGCTGCTGTCGCGGGTTTCTGGCGGTAGCCGGATCATTGATCTGCTGTTCCTGATGCCCGAAAATGTCATCGACCGGCGCTGTCGCTCAACGATCGCAGCCCTTGATCCGGGTCAGATCGTGACTCTGACCGGAACGGTGACGCGGATATCCGAACCGGCGCACAGACGGCAGCCCTGGACGGTCACGCTCGCCGACAACACTGGCACGCTCGATATCGCGTTCTTCTCGAAATGGATGGCCAAACGCGCCGTCCTGAACGCCGCCATGCAGGTGTCCGGCCGCATCGAACTGTTCAATGGCCGCAAGGTCATGAACACGCCCGACTATTTCGTCTCAGCCGACGACCATATTCCTCCGCTCGATCCCGTCTGGCCGCTGACGGCAGGTCTGTTCGGCGGTCAGGTGCGGGCCGCGATGCGCCGCGCCTTTGCCCGCGTGCCGAGCGATTTGCCCGAATGGCAAAATCCGGCTGTCGTGAAAAAGCGCAACTGGCCCGATTTCAGGACAGCGCTGCTCTGGACCCACTTCCCCGGCGACGTGCCGGAGTTTCAGGAAGGCGAGACATGGCGGGAGAGCCGGCGCAAGGCACGCGAGCGGCTGGCGGCGGATGAACTGCTGGCCGACCAAATCGCCACCCTTCTGGCGCGGGAGGCCAACCGGTCGCGTCCCGGACGGTCCCTGAAAGGCGACGGCCATCTGCGTCGGGAAGCCCTCGCGCGGTTTGGGCACACCCTCACTTCCGCCCAGTCGAAGGCGCTCAGGGAAATCGACATCGACCTTGCTGCTCCTCGGCGCATGGTGCGTCTGCTTCAGGGCGATGTTGGTGCGGGCAAGACGCTGGTGGCGCTTCTGGCGATGCTCCGGGCCGCTGAGGCCGGGGCGCAGGCGGCGATCATGGCCCCCACGGAAATCCTCGCCCGCCAGCATTTCGCGACATTCGAGCGGCTTTCTCCGGTTCCGGTCGTGTTTCTCTCTGGTTCAGTGCGCGGCAAAGCCCGACGTGAGGCGCTTGCCGCCATTGCGGATGGGTCCGCCTCTCTGATTGTGGGCACACACGCCTTAGTTCAGGACGCCGTGCATTATCATGATCTGGCTCTGGCCGTGGTGGACGAACAGCACCGTTTCGGCGTCGGACAGCGTCTGACGCTCGGCGCCAAGGGCGACGCCGTGGACATGCTGGTCATGACCGCCACGCCCATTCCCCGCACGCTCCTGCTGGCGCAGTGGGGCGAGATGGAAGTCAGCCGTCTGGACAGCAAGCCCGCCGGTCGAAAGCCCATCCGGACGTCCGTGCATGGACCAGACTCTTTCGAGGGCGTGCTTGCCGGTCTGGAACGGGCGCTGAAGTCGGGCGCACGGATTTTCTGGGTCTGTCCGCTGGTCAGCGAGAGTGAGGCGCTGGACATCGCGGCGGCGGAAGCCCGGCATGTCTCTTTGGCCGAACGGTTCGGGGAACGGTTTGGGGTTGGTCTGGCGCACGGACAACAGGATATTGCCGTGCGCGAAGCAGCGCTGACCGACTTTGCCGAAGGACGTACGAAGCTGCTTGTCGCCACGACGGTCATCGAAGTAGGCGTTGATGTGCCAAGCGCCACCGTCATGGTGATCGAACACGCGGAACGCTTCGGGCTCGCGCAACTGCACCAGCTACGCGGACGGGTGGGACGTGGCGCTGCCGAGTCGTTCTGCCTGCTCCTGCATGGAAGCGAGATGGGACAGGTCGCCCGTCAGCGCCTGAGTCTTCTACGGGAAACGGAAGACGGTTTCCTCATCGCCGATGAGGATTTCCGTGTTCGGGGTGGTGGTGACGTGACCGGGAAACGTCAATCGGGGCTACCGGGCTTCAGGCTGGCCGATCCGGAGAATTGTGACATTGATATTGGCTCGTTGCTTGTTCTTGCCCGCCAGACGGCTGAAACCCTATCAGGACAGATGAAACGGCAACGTGATGTGCCCGAGAATATTCTCTGCCTTCTATCCTTGTTTAAAAAAAGTAATTTTGCTTCCATTTTACAGGCATAA
- the mfd gene encoding transcription-repair coupling factor encodes MDADARNTRTATTAATTVWGAPDGFDALLLVKRAREHNGPVLHVAKDDAALNRLGEALDYMGEKTEVLRFPAWDCLPYDRVSPNPVLIAERVATMTRLLEPTKAKGGRIVLTTPAALMQRVPPRSAFEGQSLEVAQGESLDQSFLIELLIANGYTRTDTVMEPGEFASRGGIFDLFPAGQPEPVRLDLFGDEVENIRYFDPGTQRSTGKAERLTLRPVSEFSLDPDSISRFRSAWRDQFGQAAATDSLYEHVSDGRRYTGIEHWLPLFHADMETLFDYLKNPAISLDHQVDESLAARMEMVQDHYEARKTPPREGETPYRALPPHLLYLDRKGWDAALSRFPVTKFSPFAKPDGAEGIDAGGRPGIMFAKMAPQGEREKVFDLIADYAQQWAQTKRRCFVAAWTKGSRERIKTLLMEHRVAVETFDSWDAASKMKAGPVGLLIFGIDRGFVGDDIAIVSEQDLLGERIGRPPRKRRRADELISEAGEITEGDLVVHQDYGIGRYDGLETVSVGVAPHDCLRLLYDGGQKLYLPVENIELLSRFGSDQAGVALDKLGGVAWQARKSKMKERIRDMAGSLIRTAAARALREAPSLAPPEGLWEEFCARFPFVETDDQARAIADVIEDMASGRPMDRLVCGDVGFGKTEVALRAAFVAAMSGTQVAVVVPTTLLARQHFRTFETRFEGFPIHVAQLSRMVTAKQATEVRKGIADGTVNIVVGTHALLAKTVKFADLGLLIIDEEQHFGVSHKEKLKALREDVHVLTLSATPLPRTLQLSLSGVREMSLIATPPTDRLAVRTFIMPFDSVVIREAIQRERFRGGQIFCVAPRIEDLNRLAERLADIVPDAKVVQAHGQLSPTDLERVMTEFADGKYDILLSTNIVESGLDMPSVNTLIIHRADMFGLGQLYQLRGRVGRGKQRGYAYLTWPQTHLLSAAAQKRLEIMQTLDTLGAGFTLASHDLDLRGAGNLLGDEQSGHIREVGIELYQQMLQDAVADLRAEKGKAKREDRDWTPNIVLGLPVLIPDTYVTDLPVRLGLYRRIASLASAAEDEAMEAELVDRFGEVPPELKNLLNVVAIKRSCRAAGIERVEAGPKGMVIQFRGNHFANPDGLIRWMGKWTDGQIRVRPDQKLSIVRELLNAQRVGLAQKVTAVLAKLAAKVEG; translated from the coding sequence ATGGACGCGGACGCACGCAACACCCGGACAGCCACCACAGCCGCGACCACCGTCTGGGGTGCGCCGGATGGTTTTGATGCGCTCCTGCTGGTCAAGCGTGCCCGTGAACATAACGGGCCGGTTCTCCACGTCGCCAAGGACGATGCCGCGCTCAATCGGCTTGGCGAGGCATTGGACTACATGGGAGAGAAGACGGAGGTCCTGCGTTTTCCGGCGTGGGACTGCCTCCCGTATGACCGCGTTTCTCCCAATCCGGTTCTGATCGCCGAGCGTGTCGCCACCATGACGCGCCTGCTTGAACCGACAAAGGCGAAAGGCGGTCGGATCGTTCTCACCACGCCTGCCGCCCTGATGCAGCGTGTGCCGCCACGTTCAGCGTTTGAAGGTCAGTCGCTTGAAGTGGCGCAAGGTGAAAGTCTCGATCAGTCCTTTCTGATCGAACTGCTGATCGCCAACGGTTACACCCGCACCGATACGGTAATGGAGCCGGGTGAATTCGCTTCCCGCGGCGGAATTTTCGACCTGTTTCCGGCGGGACAGCCCGAGCCGGTCCGTCTCGATCTGTTCGGTGACGAGGTCGAGAACATCCGCTACTTCGACCCCGGTACCCAGCGTTCCACAGGCAAGGCCGAGAGGCTGACTCTCCGTCCTGTGTCCGAGTTTTCGCTCGACCCTGACAGCATCTCGCGTTTCCGTTCCGCATGGCGCGATCAGTTCGGGCAGGCTGCCGCGACGGATTCGCTGTACGAGCATGTCAGCGACGGGCGGCGCTATACCGGCATCGAACACTGGTTGCCGCTGTTCCATGCGGACATGGAAACGCTGTTCGACTACCTGAAAAATCCGGCCATTTCGCTCGATCATCAGGTGGATGAATCTCTGGCGGCGCGCATGGAGATGGTGCAGGACCATTACGAGGCGCGAAAGACGCCGCCGCGTGAAGGGGAAACGCCCTATCGCGCCCTGCCGCCACATCTGCTGTATCTCGACCGCAAGGGCTGGGACGCCGCGCTGTCGCGTTTCCCGGTCACGAAATTCAGTCCCTTCGCCAAGCCGGATGGCGCGGAGGGGATCGATGCGGGCGGTCGTCCCGGCATCATGTTCGCCAAGATGGCTCCGCAGGGTGAGCGCGAGAAGGTCTTCGATCTGATCGCCGATTACGCGCAGCAATGGGCGCAGACGAAGCGTCGTTGTTTTGTTGCCGCATGGACCAAAGGTTCCCGTGAGCGGATCAAGACGCTGCTCATGGAACATCGAGTGGCGGTTGAGACGTTCGACAGCTGGGATGCTGCCAGCAAGATGAAGGCCGGTCCGGTCGGGTTGCTGATCTTCGGCATCGATCGTGGTTTTGTTGGCGATGATATCGCCATCGTTTCCGAACAGGATCTGCTGGGCGAACGGATTGGCCGTCCGCCGCGCAAGCGTCGTCGCGCTGATGAACTGATTTCCGAAGCGGGCGAGATCACCGAGGGCGATCTGGTTGTCCATCAGGATTACGGCATCGGGCGTTATGACGGGCTGGAGACGGTCAGCGTTGGCGTTGCGCCGCATGACTGTTTGCGCCTGCTCTATGATGGCGGCCAGAAGCTCTATCTGCCGGTGGAGAACATCGAACTGCTGAGCCGCTTCGGCTCGGATCAGGCAGGTGTTGCGCTCGACAAGTTGGGTGGTGTGGCGTGGCAGGCCCGCAAGTCCAAGATGAAGGAGCGCATCCGCGATATGGCGGGCTCTCTTATTCGCACGGCGGCGGCGCGTGCGCTCCGGGAAGCGCCTTCACTGGCTCCGCCAGAAGGGTTGTGGGAGGAGTTCTGCGCCCGCTTCCCGTTTGTGGAAACGGACGATCAGGCCCGCGCCATCGCTGATGTGATTGAGGACATGGCGTCCGGGCGTCCGATGGATCGCCTCGTCTGCGGCGATGTCGGCTTCGGCAAGACCGAGGTGGCGCTCCGTGCGGCGTTCGTAGCGGCAATGTCCGGCACACAGGTGGCGGTAGTGGTGCCAACCACGCTGCTGGCCCGTCAGCATTTCCGTACGTTTGAGACGCGCTTTGAAGGCTTCCCGATTCACGTCGCGCAGCTTTCGCGCATGGTCACGGCCAAGCAGGCGACCGAAGTGCGCAAGGGCATTGCTGACGGCACGGTGAACATCGTGGTCGGCACGCATGCGCTGCTGGCCAAGACCGTGAAATTCGCTGATCTGGGCTTGCTGATTATCGACGAGGAGCAGCATTTCGGCGTGAGCCACAAGGAGAAGCTGAAAGCCCTGCGCGAGGATGTGCATGTGCTGACGCTCTCCGCCACACCGCTTCCGCGCACGCTCCAGCTTTCCCTGTCCGGTGTGCGCGAGATGAGCCTGATCGCCACGCCGCCGACCGATCGTCTGGCTGTGCGCACGTTCATCATGCCGTTCGACAGCGTGGTGATCCGCGAGGCGATCCAGCGCGAGCGCTTTCGTGGCGGGCAGATTTTCTGTGTTGCGCCGCGTATCGAAGATCTGAACCGTCTGGCGGAACGTCTGGCCGACATTGTGCCGGATGCGAAAGTTGTTCAGGCGCATGGTCAGTTGTCGCCCACCGACCTTGAGCGGGTGATGACGGAATTTGCTGATGGTAAATACGACATTCTGCTTTCCACTAACATCGTAGAAAGCGGACTGGATATGCCGTCCGTCAACACGCTCATCATCCATCGCGCTGACATGTTCGGGCTGGGGCAGCTTTATCAGCTCCGTGGGCGTGTCGGGCGCGGCAAGCAGCGTGGTTATGCTTATCTGACATGGCCACAGACGCATCTTCTTTCCGCTGCCGCCCAGAAGCGGCTTGAGATCATGCAGACGCTCGACACGTTGGGTGCGGGCTTCACGCTGGCCTCGCATGACCTTGATCTGCGTGGCGCGGGTAATCTGCTGGGTGATGAGCAGTCCGGTCATATCCGTGAAGTGGGTATCGAGCTTTATCAGCAGATGTTGCAGGACGCTGTGGCGGATCTGCGGGCTGAAAAGGGCAAGGCCAAGCGGGAAGACCGCGACTGGACGCCGAACATTGTCCTCGGCCTGCCGGTTCTCATCCCCGACACCTATGTCACGGATCTTCCTGTCAGGCTCGGCTTGTATCGCAGGATCGCCTCGCTGGCGTCGGCTGCCGAGGATGAGGCGATGGAAGCCGAACTGGTGGATCGCTTTGGTGAAGTGCCGCCTGAGCTGAAAAACCTGCTCAATGTGGTGGCGATCAAACGGTCCTGCCGTGCCGCCGGTATTGAGCGTGTGGAGGCGGGTCCGAAAGGCATGGTGATCCAGTTCCGGGGCAATCACTTCGCCAATCCGGATGGACTTATCCGCTGGATGGGCAAGTGGACGGATGGGCAGATCCGTGTCCGTCCGGACCAGAAACTGTCCATCGTGCGCGAATTGCTCAATGCGCAGCGGGTGGGGCTGGCGCAGAAAGTGACGGCTGTTCTGGCTAAGCTGGCGGCAAAGGTTGAGGGGTAG
- the uvrB gene encoding excinuclease ABC subunit UvrB, protein MATRSRSSLEGNPALLFQPERQPPKEKRFRMEVVSEYEPAGDQPTAIRELSTGVQENLRDQVLLGVTGSGKTFTMAKVIEATQKPTLILAPNKTLAAQLYGEMKQFFPNNAVEYFVSYYDYYQPEAYVPRSDTYIEKDSQINEQIDRMRHAATQALLERNDVIIVASVSCIYGIGSVETYSRMVVRLEVGGEIDRDKLIKGLVELQYRRNDAAFVRGAFRVRGESIDIFPSQNEDRAWRVSLFGDEIDQIIEFDPLTGEKTADLQEVSLYANSHYVTPRPTLNQAIVGIKQELKQQLAKFIEEGKLLEAERLQQRTTFDLEMLETTGVCKGIENYSRYLSGRAAGDPPPTLFEYLPEDALLIVDESHVTVPQIGGMERGDHARKSVLAEFGFRLPSCLDNRPLKFEEWEAYRPQTLFVSATPGPWEMERTEGVFSEQVIRPTGLIDPVTEVRPVERQVDDLLAECRETIGKGGRVLVTVLTKRMAEDLTEYLDEAGIKVRYLHSDIDTLERIEIIRDLRLGAFDVLIGINLLREGLDIPECSLVAILDADKEGFLRSKTSLIQTIGRAARNIDGRVLLYADRMTDSLRYAIEETARRREKQSLWNTEHGITPQGVRKQIGNIVGSVFEQDYVTVTPTQGAEADEFVGKNLDQTIAELEKKMRAAAADLEFETAARLRDEVKRLEALQLGIEPPPPTAPRQKAGGSRKNSAPVPLGPGGGGYDPEKKRGRARGRSKAK, encoded by the coding sequence ATGGCCACTCGTTCCCGATCCTCCCTTGAGGGAAATCCCGCCCTTCTGTTCCAGCCTGAGCGCCAGCCTCCCAAGGAGAAGCGCTTCCGCATGGAAGTGGTGTCAGAGTATGAACCCGCCGGCGACCAGCCGACGGCAATCCGTGAACTGTCCACTGGTGTGCAGGAAAATCTGCGGGATCAGGTGCTGCTTGGCGTGACCGGTTCCGGCAAGACCTTCACCATGGCCAAGGTCATTGAGGCCACGCAGAAACCCACGCTCATTCTCGCACCCAACAAGACGCTGGCGGCCCAGCTCTATGGTGAAATGAAGCAATTCTTTCCCAACAACGCGGTCGAGTATTTTGTCAGTTACTACGACTATTACCAGCCGGAAGCGTATGTGCCGCGTTCTGACACGTACATAGAAAAAGACAGCCAGATCAACGAACAGATTGACCGGATGCGGCATGCGGCCACACAGGCGTTGCTAGAGCGGAATGACGTCATCATCGTCGCGTCGGTTTCCTGCATCTACGGTATCGGATCGGTTGAAACCTATTCCCGCATGGTCGTGCGGCTGGAGGTCGGTGGTGAAATCGACCGTGACAAGCTGATCAAGGGGCTGGTGGAGCTTCAGTATCGACGGAACGATGCAGCCTTTGTGCGTGGTGCGTTCCGTGTGCGGGGAGAGAGTATTGATATCTTCCCGTCCCAGAACGAGGACCGTGCCTGGCGGGTGTCCCTGTTTGGCGACGAGATCGACCAGATCATCGAGTTTGACCCGCTGACGGGTGAAAAGACGGCCGATCTTCAGGAAGTCAGTCTTTACGCCAACAGCCACTATGTTACGCCGCGTCCGACGCTCAATCAGGCGATTGTAGGCATCAAGCAGGAGCTGAAGCAGCAACTCGCGAAGTTCATCGAGGAAGGTAAGCTGCTGGAGGCAGAGCGTCTGCAGCAGCGCACGACCTTTGATCTGGAAATGCTGGAAACAACCGGCGTCTGCAAGGGTATTGAGAACTACTCACGCTATCTGTCAGGTCGTGCCGCAGGGGATCCGCCGCCGACATTGTTCGAATATCTGCCGGAAGACGCCCTGCTGATTGTAGACGAAAGCCACGTCACGGTGCCTCAGATTGGCGGCATGGAGCGGGGAGACCATGCGCGCAAGTCCGTGCTTGCCGAGTTCGGGTTCCGCCTGCCGTCCTGCCTCGATAATCGTCCGCTGAAGTTCGAGGAATGGGAGGCTTATCGCCCTCAGACGCTTTTTGTCAGTGCAACGCCCGGTCCTTGGGAGATGGAGAGGACAGAGGGTGTTTTCAGTGAACAGGTCATTCGTCCCACGGGTCTGATCGATCCTGTGACGGAGGTGCGTCCGGTCGAACGGCAGGTGGATGATCTGCTGGCTGAGTGTCGGGAAACGATCGGCAAGGGAGGGCGTGTGCTTGTCACTGTTCTGACCAAGCGCATGGCCGAGGATCTCACGGAATATCTGGATGAGGCGGGGATCAAGGTTCGGTATCTGCACTCGGACATTGATACGCTCGAACGGATCGAGATCATCCGCGATTTGCGGCTTGGCGCGTTTGATGTGCTGATTGGCATCAACCTTCTGCGAGAAGGTCTGGATATTCCGGAATGTTCGCTTGTTGCGATCCTTGATGCTGACAAGGAAGGTTTTCTGAGATCGAAGACGTCCCTGATTCAGACCATTGGCCGTGCTGCCCGTAACATTGACGGACGGGTGCTGCTGTATGCGGATCGCATGACCGACAGCCTGCGTTACGCCATTGAGGAGACGGCGCGTCGTCGTGAAAAGCAGTCTCTCTGGAATACCGAGCATGGCATCACGCCACAGGGCGTGCGCAAGCAGATCGGCAACATTGTCGGCTCCGTGTTCGAACAGGATTATGTGACAGTCACGCCGACGCAGGGTGCGGAAGCCGACGAGTTTGTCGGCAAGAATCTCGATCAGACGATTGCCGAACTGGAGAAGAAGATGCGTGCGGCGGCGGCTGATCTCGAGTTCGAGACAGCGGCTCGTCTTCGTGATGAAGTCAAACGGCTTGAAGCCCTGCAACTGGGCATCGAGCCGCCGCCACCGACAGCGCCTCGTCAGAAGGCGGGGGGGAGTCGGAAAAATAGCGCACCTGTGCCGCTGGGTCCGGGTGGAGGCGGCTACGATCCCGAGAAGAAGCGCGGGCGGGCGAGGGGACGCAGCAAAGCGAAATAA